Within Desulfobacter sp., the genomic segment CCGGATGCGGTGCCGGCCATTGCCGTTGTGGCAGCCTTTGCCAAGGGCAGGACCCGGATCCGCAATATCGGCCATTTGCGGATAAAGGAATGCGACCGCATCGATGCGGTCTGCTCCCAGCTGGCCAAAATGGGTGTCCAGGTCAGCCAGGGGCCGGATTCCATGGAAATTACCGGAGGCAATCCCTGCGGTGCCTGTATCGAAACCTTTAACGATCACCGCATTGCCATGGCATTTTCCGTGGCAGGACTCGTGGTGGCGGGTATGGAAATTGAAAATCCCGGCTGTGTTGAAAAATCCTTCCCCACCTACTGGCAGATCTATGATGCGCTCTGATAAATTGTTGCCTGTGTTCCTCGTCGGCTACCGGTGTACAGGCAAAACCACCATCGGCAGGCTTCTGGCCCGGGCCCTCGGCCGCCCCTTTGTGGATACAGATACCGCCCTTGAGGCCCGGTTCAATATTTCCATTGCCCAAATGGTTGCAAACAAGGGCTGGGACCATTTCCGGGAAATGGAAAACCGGGTGCTGACCTCCCTGGATATCTCTTCGGCACCGGTGGTGGCCACAGGCGGCGGTATTATCCTGGCGGAGAAAAACAGGGTGTGGATTCATGATTCCGGCATCTGTGTATGGCTCCATGCCGATGTGTCCACACTGCTATCCAGATTGTCCAAAGACGCAGAACTAACGGATCACCGACCGGACCTCACCGGCCACAGCCTGGAAGAGGAGACCCGTGAGATGCTGGACATCAGAACGCCATTATACCGGGAAATGGCCCAAATAATTGTAGACACGGCCCGATATACACCTGAAGACGCGGCCCACCACATCATAAGGAGGCTTGAAAATGAGCGGCTCTAGCTTTGGAAAAGCGTTTCAAATATCAACCTTTGGCGAATCCCACGGAAAGGCCCTTGGGGTCGTTATCCAGGGCTGTCCCCCGGGTCTGGAAATAGATGAGGCTGTAATACAGGCTGCTCTGGACAAACGGAAACCCGGAAAGGGGCCGGCATCCACCAAGCGTAATGAGCCGGACCGGCCCAGGATAC encodes:
- the aroL gene encoding shikimate kinase AroL produces the protein MLPVFLVGYRCTGKTTIGRLLARALGRPFVDTDTALEARFNISIAQMVANKGWDHFREMENRVLTSLDISSAPVVATGGGIILAEKNRVWIHDSGICVWLHADVSTLLSRLSKDAELTDHRPDLTGHSLEEETREMLDIRTPLYREMAQIIVDTARYTPEDAAHHIIRRLENERL